Proteins from one Desulfocurvus vexinensis DSM 17965 genomic window:
- a CDS encoding sensor domain-containing protein, which produces MELVTMTMAVPVWVLLLAGAAAGLGGLAVWAARSRNSGQDLPLPETLRHPAPAEPELPAPAAPAQSEAPAACTPDAENFFRRIYESASVGIFRTTVDGDRVLLGNEAAASMFGYATVAEFLDGCRPERAYTEPGQREALLEALQAHGHVDGFEILVARPDGSRKVLALSASLDAEHGTIEGAVLDITARRRAERELQDSHLFLQTVMDTIPNPLFYKDGRGQFRHVNSAFEQFLGHGRREVLGRTPGDLVPPEVAADWMERSEALLAGGDGVHRFDTWLRTRGGTRRDVVIQEGLVADSAGKHLGLVGVITDVTDLKRIESDLREAWATYRNIFDNAVDGIFTTTAEGRVVRANAAMARILGYDSPDELVRGVTDLASQVYASPDKRMEVLGRMQEEGVLRGHEIEVLRRDGSRTWLSLSLRAIRAEDGALARIEGVATDVSERRREVAELAQRALTDPLTGLPNRVAFEREFERMLAQARRSGQTVGVLFMDLDGFKPVNDTHGHQTGDELLRVLGERLRERLRVSDMASRIGGDEFGVLLWNVSGPQTMERIAHEIIEALNQPVDLEACRCEVGVSIGGSLFPAHGESPRELISRADQAMYRVKQQGRNHFLLAGGEDDGDGCAPDAGCPAPAAQAGPERTGALAAGAMAASAAMAADGAAHADPGPGEADAPGAAQAEDSAAAWALAPDDEAPGAPAPESPAPGGPEGGPDDADALGETEFGGFRLEPIE; this is translated from the coding sequence GTGGAGCTTGTGACCATGACCATGGCGGTGCCGGTGTGGGTGCTGCTGCTTGCCGGGGCCGCCGCAGGGCTCGGGGGGCTGGCCGTGTGGGCCGCCCGGAGCCGGAACTCCGGCCAGGACCTGCCCCTGCCCGAAACCCTGCGCCATCCGGCCCCGGCGGAGCCGGAACTCCCCGCGCCCGCGGCCCCGGCCCAGTCCGAGGCTCCCGCGGCCTGCACCCCCGACGCCGAGAACTTCTTCCGGCGCATCTACGAAAGCGCCAGCGTGGGCATCTTTCGCACCACGGTGGACGGCGACCGCGTGCTGCTGGGCAACGAGGCCGCCGCGTCCATGTTCGGCTACGCCACGGTGGCCGAGTTCCTGGACGGCTGCCGCCCGGAGCGGGCCTACACCGAGCCCGGCCAGCGCGAGGCGCTGCTGGAGGCCCTGCAGGCCCACGGCCATGTGGACGGCTTCGAGATTCTGGTGGCCCGGCCCGACGGCAGCCGCAAGGTGCTGGCCCTGTCGGCCAGCCTGGACGCCGAGCACGGGACCATCGAGGGCGCCGTGCTGGACATCACCGCCCGCAGGCGCGCCGAGCGCGAGTTGCAGGACAGCCACCTGTTCCTGCAAACGGTCATGGACACCATCCCCAACCCGCTGTTCTACAAGGATGGCCGGGGCCAGTTCCGCCACGTCAACAGCGCCTTCGAGCAGTTCCTGGGCCACGGGCGGCGCGAGGTGCTGGGGCGCACCCCCGGCGACCTGGTGCCCCCCGAGGTCGCCGCCGACTGGATGGAGCGCTCCGAGGCCCTGCTGGCGGGCGGCGACGGGGTGCACCGCTTCGACACCTGGCTGCGCACCCGCGGCGGGACGCGGCGCGACGTGGTGATCCAGGAGGGGCTGGTGGCCGACTCGGCGGGCAAGCATCTGGGGCTTGTGGGTGTCATCACCGACGTGACGGACCTCAAGCGCATCGAAAGCGACCTGCGCGAGGCCTGGGCCACCTACCGCAACATTTTCGACAACGCCGTGGACGGCATCTTCACCACCACCGCCGAGGGCCGCGTCGTGCGGGCCAACGCGGCCATGGCGCGCATCCTGGGCTACGACTCGCCCGACGAGCTGGTGCGCGGCGTGACCGACCTGGCCAGCCAGGTCTACGCCAGCCCGGACAAGCGCATGGAGGTGCTGGGCCGGATGCAGGAGGAGGGCGTGCTGCGCGGCCACGAGATCGAGGTGCTGCGCCGCGACGGCAGCCGGACCTGGCTCTCCCTCAGCCTGCGCGCCATCCGCGCCGAGGACGGCGCCCTGGCGCGCATCGAGGGCGTGGCCACCGACGTGTCCGAACGCAGGCGCGAGGTGGCCGAGCTGGCCCAGCGCGCGCTGACCGACCCGCTCACGGGGCTGCCCAACCGCGTGGCCTTCGAGCGCGAGTTCGAGCGCATGCTGGCCCAGGCCCGTCGCTCGGGGCAGACCGTGGGCGTGCTGTTCATGGACCTGGACGGCTTCAAGCCCGTGAACGACACCCACGGCCACCAGACCGGGGACGAGCTGCTGCGCGTGCTGGGCGAGCGGTTGCGCGAGCGGTTGCGCGTGTCCGACATGGCCTCGCGCATCGGCGGCGACGAGTTCGGGGTGCTGCTGTGGAACGTCTCGGGCCCGCAGACCATGGAGCGCATCGCCCATGAGATCATCGAGGCCCTGAACCAGCCCGTGGACCTGGAGGCCTGCCGCTGCGAGGTGGGCGTGAGCATCGGGGGCAGCCTGTTCCCGGCCCACGGCGAATCCCCGCGTGAGCTGATCAGCCGCGCCGACCAGGCCATGTACCGCGTCAAGCAGCAGGGGCGGAACCATTTCCTGCTGGCGGGCGGCGAGGACGACGGGGACGGCTGCGCTCCGGACGCGGGCTGCCCGGCCCCTGCGGCCCAGGCCGGGCCGGAGCGGACCGGGGCCCTGGCTGCGGGGGCCATGGCTGCGAGCGCGGCCATGGCCGCTGACGGCGCGGCCCATGCGGACCCCGGGCCCGGGGAGGCCGATGCCCCCGGAGCCGCCCAGGCCGAGGATTCCGCCGCCGCCTGGGCCCTGGCCCCGGACGACGAGGCGCCCGGAGCCCCGGCCCCGGAATCTCCGGCCCCGGGAGGGCCCGAGGGCGGTCCGGACGACGCCGACGCCCTGGGCGAGACGGAGTTCGGCGGCTTCCGCCTGGAGCCCATCGAATAG
- a CDS encoding cytochrome c codes for MDYPIWNVPFFGGGVLIAWIAVIHVYVAHFAVGGGLFLPLTELKGHRENSPEILAYAKRHTLFFLLLTMVFGSLTGVAIWFIIALTSPTATLTLIRAFTFAWSTEWVFFLGEIVALLVYYYTFGKMRRREHLTVGWIYFAFGFLSLFIINGIIGAMLLPGRWLETQSFWDGFFNPAFWPQLAFRSMMCFSIAGLFGFFTATRMADPKVRDSLMRYTAKWTCIPLVLMVPAGWWCYLALPEGRQAMVAGWNPEMVAYVRALFISGPAIMALALVMAAPRADAVRKPVAVVLLALGLVYIGGFEYTREAARRPYVIAGHIYSNQARVAEAAAINETGWLARTLWAKHKDITDANVLEAGRELFMGQCQACHSIGGPANDIVPLAAKYSVFGMDSQLDGQGRIRDYMPPFLGTRQERLALAQFLVVGLHGADKPAYEAAFTAPGGEVAIPAFDKDGDEYVLLAWNTLGMHCLSDSEPYWVLLPPANDLRCQLVRRGASPELVTEGVTVTYAVEPGFEKPSAHVRFWEVEDRLFGKELPDDTGLTGKGLSGTMDLRAGERLFEATAIPVVPYPDGGGFNPYPVFTIEARDAQSGTLLASTRVVAPTSSEMGCKNCHGGTWRVDGVAGFTDATSTDVLAVHDRINNTDLLRRARSGNAVLCQDCHPDAALDAPGRPGMPTLSAAIHGWHANYLTDRGEEACAACHPNNPAGPTRCLRDHHDGLGMTCLNCHGTMEEHARSLVRGQQELGVPGMGKLLAKLPLRNADTAEQAPPRQAWINSPDCLNCHRDFAPPEVFETFGEWTAGPGELFRVRGDQMDALRCPACHGAPHATYPAREDSGYGAHRDSIQPMQYMGANAQLGKDGNCALCHVGTGYTPEDSAHHPMGLR; via the coding sequence ATGGATTACCCCATCTGGAACGTGCCCTTCTTCGGCGGGGGCGTGCTCATCGCCTGGATCGCGGTCATCCACGTCTACGTGGCCCATTTCGCCGTGGGCGGCGGGCTGTTCCTGCCGCTGACCGAGCTCAAGGGCCACCGCGAGAACTCCCCGGAGATCCTGGCCTACGCCAAGCGCCACACCCTGTTCTTCCTGCTGCTGACCATGGTCTTCGGCAGCCTGACCGGCGTGGCCATCTGGTTCATCATCGCCCTGACCAGCCCCACCGCCACCCTGACCCTCATCCGCGCCTTCACCTTTGCATGGTCCACGGAGTGGGTCTTCTTCCTGGGCGAGATCGTGGCCCTTCTGGTGTACTACTACACCTTCGGGAAAATGCGCCGCCGTGAGCACCTCACCGTGGGCTGGATCTATTTCGCCTTCGGCTTCCTGTCGTTGTTCATCATCAACGGCATCATCGGCGCCATGCTCCTGCCCGGGCGCTGGCTGGAGACCCAGAGCTTCTGGGACGGGTTCTTCAACCCCGCCTTCTGGCCGCAGCTGGCCTTCCGCTCCATGATGTGCTTCTCCATCGCCGGGCTGTTCGGCTTCTTCACCGCCACGCGCATGGCCGACCCCAAGGTCCGCGATTCCCTCATGCGCTACACCGCCAAGTGGACCTGCATCCCCCTGGTGCTCATGGTCCCGGCGGGCTGGTGGTGCTACCTGGCCCTGCCCGAGGGGCGCCAGGCCATGGTCGCGGGCTGGAACCCCGAGATGGTCGCCTACGTGCGCGCCCTGTTCATCAGCGGCCCGGCCATCATGGCCCTGGCCCTGGTCATGGCCGCGCCGCGCGCCGACGCCGTGCGCAAGCCCGTGGCCGTGGTGCTGCTGGCCCTGGGGCTGGTGTACATCGGCGGCTTCGAATACACCCGCGAGGCCGCGCGCAGGCCCTACGTCATCGCCGGGCACATCTACTCCAACCAGGCCCGCGTGGCCGAGGCCGCGGCCATCAATGAAACGGGTTGGCTGGCGCGCACCCTGTGGGCCAAGCACAAGGACATCACCGACGCCAACGTGCTCGAAGCCGGGCGCGAGCTGTTCATGGGCCAGTGCCAAGCCTGCCACAGCATCGGCGGCCCCGCCAACGACATCGTGCCCCTGGCCGCCAAGTACAGCGTCTTCGGCATGGATTCGCAACTCGACGGCCAGGGCCGCATCCGCGACTACATGCCGCCCTTCCTGGGCACCCGCCAGGAGCGCCTGGCCCTGGCGCAGTTCCTCGTGGTCGGCCTGCACGGGGCGGACAAGCCCGCCTACGAGGCCGCCTTCACCGCGCCCGGCGGCGAGGTGGCCATCCCGGCCTTCGACAAGGACGGCGACGAGTACGTGCTGCTGGCCTGGAACACCCTGGGCATGCACTGCCTGTCCGACTCCGAGCCCTACTGGGTGCTGCTGCCCCCGGCCAACGACCTGCGCTGCCAGCTCGTGCGGCGCGGGGCCTCGCCCGAGCTGGTCACCGAGGGCGTGACCGTGACCTACGCCGTGGAGCCCGGCTTCGAGAAGCCCTCGGCCCACGTGCGCTTCTGGGAGGTCGAGGACCGGCTCTTCGGCAAGGAACTGCCCGACGACACCGGCCTGACGGGCAAGGGCCTGTCCGGCACCATGGACCTGCGCGCCGGCGAGCGCCTGTTCGAGGCCACGGCCATCCCCGTGGTGCCCTACCCCGACGGCGGCGGCTTCAACCCCTATCCCGTCTTCACCATCGAGGCCCGCGACGCCCAAAGCGGCACGCTCTTGGCCAGCACCCGCGTGGTCGCGCCCACGTCCTCGGAAATGGGCTGCAAGAACTGCCACGGCGGCACCTGGCGCGTGGACGGCGTGGCCGGATTCACCGACGCCACCAGCACCGACGTGCTCGCCGTGCACGACCGCATCAACAACACCGACCTGCTGCGGCGCGCCCGCTCGGGCAACGCCGTGCTCTGCCAGGACTGCCACCCCGACGCCGCCCTGGACGCCCCCGGCAGGCCCGGCATGCCGACCCTGTCTGCCGCCATCCACGGCTGGCACGCCAACTACCTGACCGACCGCGGCGAGGAGGCCTGCGCGGCCTGCCACCCCAACAACCCCGCCGGGCCCACCCGCTGCCTGCGCGACCACCACGACGGCCTGGGCATGACCTGCCTGAACTGCCACGGGACCATGGAGGAGCACGCCCGCAGCCTCGTGCGCGGCCAGCAGGAGCTCGGGGTGCCCGGCATGGGCAAGCTCCTGGCCAAGCTGCCCCTGCGCAACGCGGACACGGCGGAGCAGGCCCCCCCGCGCCAGGCCTGGATCAACAGCCCCGACTGCCTGAACTGCCACCGCGACTTCGCGCCGCCCGAGGTCTTCGAGACCTTCGGGGAGTGGACCGCCGGGCCCGGGGAGCTGTTCCGCGTGCGCGGCGACCAGATGGACGCCCTGCGCTGCCCGGCCTGCCACGGCGCGCCCCACGCCACCTACCCGGCGCGCGAGGACTCGGGCTACGGCGCGCACCGCGACAGCATCCAGCCCATGCAGTACATGGGCGCCAACGCCCAGCTGGGCAAGGACGGCAACTGCGCCCTGTGCCACGTGGGCACGGGCTACACCCCCGAGGACAGCGCCCACCATCCCATGGGCCTGCGCTGA
- a CDS encoding type III pantothenate kinase: MNDTPFLILDVGNTNIKAALAAPGGQPGPARAVATHGGAQALEAAVLALCAGAGLAPGALAGAAVSSVVPAANGAVAALVRELTGRDPLFAPRDLPLGFANMAAIPPNVGADRLAGAFGARVALPGAGRLVVVDFGTATTVDCVRGDEYLGGLTCPGMRTAADALTAGTALLPPLALTLDEPALRLSFDTQVSLNQGFLFGFAALAEGLAARLAALMGGPAEVVATGGLAPAVAALCPAIGHVRPALVMEGLSAALVAQGTHF, encoded by the coding sequence ATGAACGACACCCCCTTCCTGATACTCGACGTCGGCAACACCAATATCAAGGCCGCCCTGGCCGCGCCCGGCGGGCAACCCGGCCCGGCGCGCGCCGTGGCCACCCATGGCGGGGCGCAGGCCCTGGAGGCGGCGGTGCTGGCCCTGTGCGCCGGGGCCGGGCTGGCCCCCGGCGCCCTGGCGGGGGCGGCGGTGTCGTCGGTGGTGCCTGCGGCAAACGGCGCCGTGGCGGCCCTGGTGCGCGAGCTGACGGGCCGGGACCCGCTGTTCGCCCCGCGCGACCTGCCCCTGGGCTTTGCCAACATGGCCGCCATCCCGCCCAACGTGGGGGCGGACCGGCTGGCCGGGGCCTTCGGCGCGCGCGTGGCCCTGCCCGGGGCCGGGCGCCTGGTGGTCGTCGATTTCGGCACGGCCACCACGGTGGACTGCGTGCGCGGCGACGAGTACCTGGGCGGGCTGACCTGCCCGGGCATGCGCACTGCGGCGGACGCCCTGACGGCGGGCACGGCGCTTTTGCCGCCCCTGGCCCTGACCCTGGACGAGCCCGCCCTGCGCCTGAGTTTCGACACCCAGGTCAGCCTGAACCAGGGCTTCCTGTTCGGCTTCGCGGCCCTGGCCGAGGGGCTGGCGGCGCGGCTGGCGGCGCTCATGGGCGGGCCCGCCGAGGTGGTGGCCACGGGCGGGCTGGCCCCGGCGGTGGCGGCCCTGTGCCCGGCCATCGGCCACGTGCGGCCCGCCTTGGTCATGGAAGGCCTGAGCGCCGCCCTTGTGGCGCAGGGCACACATTTCTGA
- the eno gene encoding phosphopyruvate hydratase, with the protein MSTIVNVWAREILDSRGNPTLEVEVTTDSGAKGVAAVPSGASTGTREALELRDGDPARYGGKGVQKAVENVNGEIAENVVGLDALRQVALDNALIDLDGTESKSRLGANAMLGVSMAAARAGAKFLGLPLYRYLGGPNAKVLPAPLMNIINGGAHAPNNLDIQEFMIVPLGADTFAEALRMGAETFHSLKKILAKDGHVTSVGDEGGFAPNLASHQEAFEYIIRAITAAGYEPGRDIALAIDAAASEFHKDGMYNFAGEKRILSAAELIDYYADMCSRFPIVSIEDGLAEGDWDGWKALSARLGETIQLVGDDIFVTNPEILARGIEEGVANSILIKLNQIGTVTETLDTIEMARGAAYTTVISHRSGETEDHFIADLAVAVNAGQIKTGSLSRSDRLAKYNQLLRIEEDLEDDGLYFGPIMGEQWFDMD; encoded by the coding sequence ATGAGCACCATCGTCAATGTCTGGGCCAGGGAGATTCTCGATTCGCGCGGCAACCCGACCCTGGAGGTCGAAGTGACCACCGACTCCGGGGCCAAGGGCGTCGCGGCGGTGCCCTCGGGCGCCTCCACCGGCACCCGCGAGGCCCTGGAGCTGCGCGACGGCGACCCCGCGCGCTACGGCGGCAAGGGCGTGCAGAAGGCCGTGGAAAACGTCAACGGCGAGATCGCCGAGAACGTGGTCGGCCTGGACGCGCTGCGCCAGGTGGCCCTGGACAACGCGCTCATCGACCTGGACGGCACCGAGAGCAAGTCGCGCCTGGGGGCCAACGCCATGCTCGGCGTGTCCATGGCCGCCGCCCGCGCCGGGGCCAAGTTCCTGGGCCTGCCCCTGTACCGCTACCTGGGCGGCCCCAACGCCAAGGTGCTGCCCGCGCCGCTCATGAACATCATCAACGGCGGGGCCCACGCGCCCAACAACCTGGACATCCAGGAGTTCATGATCGTGCCCCTGGGCGCGGACACCTTCGCCGAGGCCCTGCGCATGGGCGCCGAAACCTTCCACAGCCTCAAGAAGATCCTGGCCAAGGACGGCCACGTCACCAGCGTGGGCGACGAGGGCGGCTTCGCGCCCAACCTCGCTAGCCACCAGGAGGCCTTCGAGTACATCATCCGCGCCATCACCGCCGCAGGCTACGAGCCCGGGCGCGACATCGCCCTGGCCATCGACGCGGCGGCCAGCGAGTTCCACAAGGACGGCATGTACAACTTTGCGGGCGAGAAGCGCATCCTGTCCGCCGCCGAGCTTATCGACTACTACGCCGACATGTGCTCGCGCTTCCCCATCGTCTCCATCGAGGACGGGCTGGCCGAGGGCGACTGGGACGGCTGGAAGGCGCTGTCGGCCCGGCTGGGCGAGACCATCCAGCTCGTGGGCGACGACATCTTCGTCACCAACCCCGAGATTCTGGCCCGGGGCATCGAGGAGGGCGTGGCCAACTCCATCCTCATCAAGCTGAACCAGATCGGCACCGTCACCGAAACCCTGGACACCATCGAAATGGCCCGGGGCGCCGCGTACACCACGGTCATCTCCCACCGCTCGGGCGAGACCGAGGACCATTTCATCGCCGACCTGGCCGTGGCCGTGAACGCCGGGCAGATCAAGACCGGCTCGCTGTCGCGTTCGGACCGTCTGGCCAAGTACAACCAGCTGCTGCGCATCGAGGAGGACCTGGAGGACGACGGCCTCTACTTCGGGCCCATCATGGGCGAGCAGTGGTTCGACATGGACTAG
- the folD gene encoding bifunctional methylenetetrahydrofolate dehydrogenase/methenyltetrahydrofolate cyclohydrolase FolD encodes MILLDGKATAATIRTELKARVDALRQDHGRAPGLAVILVGDDPASQVYVRMKEKGCAEAGIVSFSHRLDAAVAQGELEALIDRLNADPAVDGILLQLPLPKGLHSQACLERIAPDKDVDGFHPENMGRLALGLPGYRPCTPAGVIELLRRHGVTTAGKRAVVLGRSNIVGKPMALMLLEYGALGDATTTVVHSRTPLDDQRACCREADIVIAAVGRPLHVKADWIKDGAVVVDVGIHRTEAGLVGDCDFEAMKDKCAAISPVPGGVGPMTIAQLLTNTVAACAAHLGA; translated from the coding sequence ATGATTCTTCTGGACGGCAAGGCCACGGCGGCCACCATCCGCACGGAACTCAAGGCCAGGGTGGACGCCCTGCGCCAGGACCACGGCCGCGCCCCGGGCCTGGCCGTGATCCTCGTGGGCGACGACCCCGCCAGCCAGGTCTACGTGCGCATGAAGGAAAAAGGCTGCGCCGAGGCGGGCATCGTCTCCTTCTCCCACCGCCTGGACGCCGCGGTGGCCCAGGGCGAGCTGGAGGCCCTCATCGACCGCCTCAACGCCGACCCCGCCGTGGACGGCATCCTGCTGCAACTGCCCCTGCCCAAAGGGCTGCACAGCCAGGCCTGCCTGGAGCGCATCGCCCCGGACAAGGACGTGGACGGCTTCCATCCCGAAAACATGGGCCGCCTGGCCCTGGGGCTGCCCGGCTACCGGCCCTGCACCCCGGCGGGCGTGATCGAGCTGCTGCGCCGCCACGGCGTGACCACGGCGGGCAAGCGCGCGGTGGTGCTGGGCCGCTCCAACATCGTGGGCAAGCCCATGGCGCTGATGCTGCTGGAATACGGCGCCCTGGGCGACGCCACCACCACCGTGGTCCATTCGCGCACGCCCCTGGACGACCAGCGCGCCTGCTGCCGCGAGGCCGATATCGTCATCGCCGCCGTGGGCCGCCCGCTGCACGTCAAGGCCGACTGGATCAAGGACGGCGCCGTGGTGGTGGACGTGGGCATCCACCGCACCGAGGCGGGGCTGGTGGGCGACTGCGATTTCGAGGCCATGAAGGACAAGTGCGCGGCCATCAGCCCCGTGCCCGGCGGCGTTGGGCCCATGACCATCGCCCAACTGCTGACCAACACCGTGGCCGCCTGCGCCGCGCACCTGGGCGCGTAG
- the ffh gene encoding signal recognition particle protein — translation MFESLQDRLGGVFKKFKGQGRLDESNIQEGLREVRLALLEADVNFKVAKDFVARVGERCLGQEVLRSLTPGQQVVKIVHDELVTLLGGEAKGLELRGAPAVIMMVGLQGSGKTTSSAKLALYLRRVHKMKPYLVPADVYRPAAIDQLTTLARQLDVPVHPSQSGQDPVDIARAAVAAAREQGCNVAILDTAGRLHVDETLMGELAAIKAAVGPQEILFVADAMTGQDAVTVAESFDARLDLSGVVLTKMDGDARGGAALSIKHVTGKSIKFVGMGEKVSDLEIFHPDRVASRILGMGDVLTLIEKAQETMGEEEAERLGQKFQRAEFDFEDFRTQMRRLKKIGSFESILKLIPGMGALKDKLGELKVPDKELGRVEAMINSMTLAERRNPALMDKSRKERIARGSGVALDDVNQLVKNFEGMRLMMQQMMGGKKGKKGKMPGMPKLPPGMAARPGMGMPRLPGAGGMPGLEGLDGAMGGMPGMDGMPGAGEGQSKSGFTKAKKDRKKRVKPAKQKKKKR, via the coding sequence ATGTTCGAAAGCCTCCAAGACCGCCTGGGCGGCGTCTTCAAGAAGTTCAAGGGTCAGGGCCGCCTGGATGAGAGCAACATCCAGGAGGGCCTGCGCGAGGTGCGTCTTGCGCTTCTTGAGGCCGACGTCAACTTCAAGGTCGCCAAGGATTTCGTGGCCCGCGTGGGCGAGCGCTGCCTGGGCCAGGAGGTGCTGCGCAGCCTGACCCCCGGCCAGCAGGTGGTCAAGATCGTCCACGACGAGCTGGTCACGCTTCTGGGCGGCGAGGCCAAGGGCCTGGAGCTGCGCGGCGCCCCGGCGGTGATCATGATGGTCGGCCTGCAGGGCTCGGGCAAGACGACCTCCTCGGCCAAGCTGGCCCTGTACCTGCGCCGGGTGCACAAGATGAAGCCGTACCTCGTCCCTGCGGACGTGTACCGCCCGGCGGCCATCGACCAGCTGACGACCCTGGCGCGCCAGCTCGACGTGCCGGTGCATCCGTCCCAGTCCGGGCAGGACCCGGTGGACATCGCCCGCGCCGCCGTGGCCGCCGCCCGCGAGCAAGGCTGCAACGTGGCCATCCTGGACACGGCGGGCCGCCTGCATGTGGACGAGACGCTCATGGGCGAGCTTGCGGCCATCAAGGCCGCCGTGGGCCCGCAGGAGATCTTGTTCGTCGCCGACGCCATGACCGGCCAGGACGCCGTGACCGTGGCCGAGAGCTTCGACGCCAGGCTGGACCTTTCCGGCGTGGTGCTGACCAAGATGGACGGCGACGCCCGGGGCGGCGCGGCCCTGTCCATCAAGCACGTCACGGGCAAGTCCATCAAGTTCGTGGGCATGGGCGAGAAGGTCTCGGACCTGGAGATCTTCCACCCCGACCGCGTGGCCTCGCGCATCCTGGGCATGGGCGACGTGCTCACGCTCATCGAGAAGGCCCAGGAGACCATGGGCGAGGAGGAGGCCGAGCGCCTGGGCCAGAAGTTCCAGCGCGCGGAGTTCGACTTCGAGGACTTCCGCACCCAGATGCGGCGGCTGAAGAAGATCGGGTCCTTCGAGAGCATCCTGAAGCTCATCCCGGGCATGGGCGCCCTGAAGGACAAGCTCGGGGAGCTCAAGGTGCCCGACAAGGAGCTGGGGCGCGTGGAGGCGATGATCAACTCCATGACCCTGGCCGAGCGGCGCAACCCGGCGCTCATGGACAAGAGCCGCAAGGAGCGCATTGCCCGCGGTTCGGGCGTCGCCCTGGACGACGTGAACCAGCTGGTGAAGAATTTCGAGGGCATGCGCCTGATGATGCAGCAGATGATGGGCGGCAAGAAGGGCAAGAAGGGCAAGATGCCCGGGATGCCCAAGCTGCCGCCCGGCATGGCCGCCCGGCCCGGCATGGGCATGCCCCGCCTGCCCGGCGCGGGCGGGATGCCCGGCCTGGAGGGCCTGGACGGCGCCATGGGCGGGATGCCCGGCATGGACGGAATGCCCGGCGCGGGCGAGGGGCAATCCAAGAGCGGCTTCACCAAGGCCAAGAAGGACCGTAAAAAACGCGTCAAACCTGCAAAGCAGAAGAAAAAGAAACGCTAG
- the rpsP gene encoding 30S ribosomal protein S16 — MAMKLRLTRMGSKKRPFYRIVAVDSATRRDGRALDYVGFYNPMVEPVELKVDQEKVKMWIERGAQPSDTVRALLKQAEKAAQ, encoded by the coding sequence ATGGCAATGAAGCTTCGTCTGACCAGGATGGGTTCCAAGAAACGTCCGTTCTACCGCATTGTCGCCGTGGATAGCGCCACCCGCCGTGATGGCCGGGCCCTGGACTACGTCGGGTTCTACAACCCGATGGTCGAGCCGGTCGAGCTGAAGGTGGACCAGGAGAAGGTCAAGATGTGGATCGAGCGTGGGGCCCAGCCCTCCGACACGGTCCGCGCGCTGCTCAAGCAGGCCGAGAAGGCCGCCCAGTAG
- a CDS encoding KH domain-containing protein gives MLKDLISYIAKSLVDNPDAVSVSEIEGEQTSVIELKVAKEDLGKVIGKQGRTARAMRTIIGAASTKARKRAVLEIIE, from the coding sequence ATGTTGAAGGACCTGATCTCGTACATTGCCAAGTCGTTGGTGGACAACCCTGACGCCGTGTCCGTCTCGGAGATCGAAGGCGAGCAGACCTCGGTCATCGAACTCAAGGTGGCCAAGGAAGACCTGGGCAAGGTCATCGGCAAACAGGGGCGCACGGCCAGGGCCATGCGCACCATAATCGGCGCGGCCTCGACCAAGGCCAGGAAGCGGGCCGTCCTCGAAATCATCGAGTAG
- the rimM gene encoding ribosome maturation factor RimM (Essential for efficient processing of 16S rRNA) has product MQNQDADFVVVGEVLKPHGVRGELRVACHAQSPFLFDEVPCVFLRPGPRTPRPDPLAGLGPGPVRPAQVARARKPAPVRPRQMEVAAWREHKDLVLLTLTGVADRDAADALRGHEILVRKADLPEAEQGELFLHEIEGLTVLLQDGSRLGTVADVMLPGGQEVWTIVTADGREVLFPVAEEFLVDVDPEARTVTIAPPPGLLELYLAGEA; this is encoded by the coding sequence GTGCAGAACCAGGACGCGGATTTCGTCGTCGTCGGCGAGGTCCTCAAGCCCCATGGTGTTCGGGGGGAGCTGCGCGTGGCGTGCCACGCGCAGTCCCCTTTTTTGTTCGACGAGGTGCCGTGCGTGTTCCTGCGCCCGGGGCCGCGCACGCCCCGGCCCGACCCCCTGGCGGGGCTGGGGCCCGGGCCCGTGCGTCCGGCCCAGGTGGCCCGGGCCCGCAAGCCCGCCCCGGTCCGCCCCCGGCAGATGGAGGTGGCTGCCTGGCGGGAGCACAAGGACCTCGTGCTTTTGACCCTCACGGGCGTGGCCGACCGCGACGCCGCCGACGCCCTGCGCGGCCACGAGATCCTGGTGCGCAAGGCCGACCTGCCCGAGGCGGAGCAGGGCGAGCTTTTCCTGCACGAGATCGAGGGCCTGACCGTGCTGCTCCAGGACGGCTCGCGCCTGGGCACGGTGGCCGATGTCATGCTGCCCGGCGGGCAGGAGGTCTGGACCATCGTCACCGCCGACGGGCGCGAGGTGCTGTTCCCCGTGGCCGAGGAATTCCTTGTGGACGTGGACCCCGAGGCCCGGACCGTGACCATCGCCCCGCCCCCGGGGCTGCTGGAGCTCTACCTCGCGGGCGAGGCCTAG